The following coding sequences lie in one Halogeometricum rufum genomic window:
- a CDS encoding universal stress protein — protein sequence MPSHVLVPYDGSMLAEQALRYVCSEFPTSEVTVLFVVDRGTDETAAAGWGDHPSEWDQWLEERREHAEELFEEATTIADEYDVTVETGVGVGPLVDTIVGATDEYGADLIVVGAHGRPSLEARIFGSVASGLVRRSPVPVTTIRKPVT from the coding sequence ATGCCTTCACACGTTCTGGTTCCGTACGACGGCTCGATGCTCGCGGAACAGGCGCTGCGGTACGTCTGCTCGGAGTTTCCGACGAGCGAGGTCACGGTCCTGTTCGTCGTGGACAGAGGGACCGACGAGACGGCGGCGGCCGGGTGGGGCGACCACCCCAGCGAGTGGGACCAGTGGCTCGAGGAACGGCGAGAGCACGCCGAGGAGTTGTTCGAGGAGGCGACGACGATAGCCGACGAGTACGACGTCACCGTCGAGACGGGCGTCGGCGTCGGCCCCCTCGTCGACACCATCGTCGGGGCGACCGACGAGTACGGCGCCGACCTGATCGTCGTCGGCGCACACGGTCGACCGTCGCTGGAAGCGCGCATCTTCGGGAGCGTCGCCAGCGGACTGGTCCGACGCTCGCCGGTCCCCGTCACCACGATTCGCAAACCGGTGACGTGA
- a CDS encoding DUF7847 domain-containing protein → MAVARALQAAGGALRRNPSIVGVVLAFMLAQLPVQFAQLLGPTAAVAASGVTVVLSLVLVPFVFAGMLGMAAEALDGTTSLGTFVAAGKRHYTSMLGAYGLLLVGAVVFGIVSSILFAVVSVGVFAPLASGGALNPSTFGIVAPVVLVAFVLLWFLPLFFVQFYGQAIVLDGAGALGGFKRSVGVVRRNLLSVFGYSVVVFIVGLVLGLLTSIPSTLISAQRLPAATFPDLPLSLLAGLAVAGNVLMALFGSLFLVFSVAFYRSLDRPGDADGPESLQSAVA, encoded by the coding sequence ATGGCAGTCGCCAGAGCCCTCCAGGCAGCAGGCGGCGCGCTCCGACGAAATCCGAGCATCGTCGGCGTCGTGCTCGCCTTCATGTTGGCACAACTTCCGGTACAGTTCGCGCAACTCCTCGGCCCGACGGCGGCCGTCGCGGCAAGCGGCGTCACCGTCGTCCTGTCGCTGGTGCTCGTCCCGTTCGTCTTCGCCGGCATGCTCGGGATGGCCGCCGAAGCGCTCGACGGCACGACGAGTCTCGGCACGTTCGTCGCGGCGGGCAAGCGACACTACACGTCGATGCTGGGCGCGTACGGCCTGCTGTTGGTCGGCGCGGTCGTCTTCGGCATCGTCTCGTCGATACTGTTCGCCGTCGTCTCCGTGGGCGTGTTCGCGCCGTTGGCGTCCGGCGGGGCGCTGAACCCCTCGACGTTCGGCATCGTCGCGCCCGTCGTCCTCGTCGCGTTCGTCCTGCTGTGGTTCCTGCCGCTGTTCTTCGTGCAGTTCTACGGGCAGGCCATCGTCCTCGACGGGGCGGGCGCGCTCGGCGGCTTCAAGCGGAGCGTCGGCGTCGTCCGGCGGAACCTGCTGTCGGTGTTCGGGTACTCCGTCGTCGTGTTCATCGTCGGTCTCGTCCTCGGACTGCTCACGAGCATCCCCTCGACGCTCATCTCCGCACAGCGCCTCCCCGCCGCGACGTTCCCGGACCTCCCGCTGTCGCTCCTGGCGGGACTCGCAGTCGCCGGCAACGTCCTCATGGCGTTGTTCGGGAGCCTCTTTCTGGTGTTCTCGGTCGCGTTCTACCGGTCGCTCGACCGACCGGGTGACGCGGACGGACCCGAGTCCTTGCAGAGTGCGGTCGCGTAG
- the sufS gene encoding bifunctional cysteine desulfurase/selenocysteine lyase SufS — MQESYPIDVAAIREDFPILDRKVGGDFTVPGEGEDDDLPLVYLDNAATSQTPKQVVDAIVDYYYGYNSNVHRGIHHLSQEASVAYENAHDRVAEFVGAAGREEVVFTKNTTEAMNLVAYAWGLEELEPGDTVVLTEMEHHASLVTWQQIAKKTGASVEYVRVDDEGRLDMEHAKELIDEDAKMVSVVHVSNTLGTVNPVAELADMAHEVGAYVFVDGAQSVPTRPVDVKDIDADFFAFSGHKMLGPTGIGVLYGKEEILDEMSPYLYGGEMIRRVTYEDSTWEDLPWKFEAGTPVIEQGIALHAAIDYLDDVGMENVQEHEERLAEYAYDRLTEFDDIEIYGPPGDDRGGLVAFNLDGVHAHDLSSILNDRAVAVRAGDHCTQPLHDKLGVSASTRASFYIYNTYDEIDELVDAVDDARQLFA, encoded by the coding sequence GTGCAGGAATCGTACCCGATAGACGTCGCGGCCATCCGCGAGGACTTCCCCATCCTCGACCGGAAGGTGGGCGGCGACTTCACGGTACCCGGCGAGGGCGAGGACGACGACTTACCGCTTGTCTACCTCGACAACGCGGCGACCAGTCAGACGCCGAAACAGGTAGTCGACGCCATCGTGGACTACTACTACGGCTACAACTCGAACGTCCACCGCGGCATCCACCACCTGAGTCAGGAGGCGTCCGTCGCCTACGAGAACGCCCACGACCGGGTGGCGGAGTTCGTCGGGGCGGCCGGCCGCGAGGAGGTCGTGTTCACGAAGAACACCACCGAGGCGATGAACCTCGTCGCCTACGCGTGGGGTCTGGAGGAACTCGAACCCGGCGACACGGTGGTCCTCACGGAGATGGAACACCACGCCTCGCTTGTCACGTGGCAGCAGATAGCCAAGAAGACGGGCGCGTCCGTGGAGTACGTCCGAGTGGACGACGAGGGCCGCCTCGACATGGAGCACGCGAAGGAACTGATAGACGAGGACGCGAAGATGGTGTCCGTCGTCCACGTCTCGAACACGCTCGGCACCGTCAACCCCGTCGCCGAACTCGCCGACATGGCCCACGAGGTGGGCGCGTACGTCTTCGTCGACGGCGCGCAGTCCGTCCCGACGCGCCCGGTGGACGTGAAGGACATCGACGCCGACTTCTTCGCCTTCTCGGGGCACAAGATGCTCGGCCCGACGGGCATCGGCGTCCTCTACGGGAAGGAAGAGATTCTCGACGAGATGTCGCCGTACCTCTACGGCGGCGAGATGATTCGCCGCGTCACCTACGAGGACTCGACGTGGGAAGACCTGCCGTGGAAGTTCGAGGCGGGCACGCCCGTCATCGAACAGGGCATCGCCCTCCACGCGGCCATCGACTACCTCGACGACGTCGGGATGGAGAACGTCCAGGAACACGAGGAACGCCTCGCCGAGTACGCCTACGACCGACTGACCGAGTTCGACGACATCGAAATCTACGGCCCGCCGGGCGACGACAGGGGCGGACTGGTCGCGTTCAACCTCGACGGCGTCCACGCGCACGACCTCTCCAGCATCCTCAACGACCGCGCCGTCGCCGTCCGCGCCGGCGACCACTGCACGCAACCCCTGCACGACAAACTCGGCGTCTCCGCGTCCACTCGCGCGTCGTTCTACATCTACAACACGTACGACGAGATAGACGAACTCGTCGACGCCGTCGACGACGCCCGCCAGTTGTTCGCGTAG
- a CDS encoding YdeI/OmpD-associated family protein — protein MHPIFFDSREEFREWVAEHHDTAEELWVGYYKVDAERSGISYDASVEEALCYGWIDGLINGIDSTRYKRRFTPRKPDSKWSKKNTERVQKMLDAGKMTPAGMELVEAAKESGEWANAYCLSDDHEIPDALATALRANEAAWKNFRALSNTDQYAFISLVEAAKTEATKRKRIDRAVQLAERNLRAYDGDNKRRL, from the coding sequence GTGCACCCGATTTTCTTCGACTCGCGTGAGGAGTTTCGCGAGTGGGTAGCGGAGCACCACGACACGGCCGAGGAACTATGGGTCGGCTACTACAAGGTCGACGCCGAGCGGTCAGGAATCAGCTACGATGCGTCTGTCGAGGAGGCTCTCTGCTACGGTTGGATCGACGGCCTGATCAACGGCATCGACAGCACACGGTACAAACGGCGATTCACGCCGCGGAAGCCCGACAGCAAGTGGTCGAAGAAGAATACCGAGCGCGTCCAGAAGATGCTCGACGCCGGGAAGATGACGCCGGCCGGGATGGAACTCGTCGAGGCGGCCAAGGAGTCGGGTGAGTGGGCGAACGCCTACTGCCTATCCGACGACCACGAGATTCCCGACGCGTTGGCGACGGCGTTGAGAGCGAACGAGGCGGCTTGGAAGAACTTCCGGGCCCTCTCGAACACCGACCAGTACGCCTTCATATCGCTCGTCGAAGCAGCGAAGACCGAGGCGACGAAACGGAAGCGGATCGACCGAGCCGTCCAACTGGCGGAGCGAAACCTGCGGGCGTACGATGGAGATAACAAACGTCGCCTGTAG
- a CDS encoding DUF424 domain-containing protein → MLLRERETPEGLLVSVCDRDCLGKTYEDGPVSLEVTEEFYGGEEADDVGPQAVVDSLTRASVANIVGERAVEVAVDAGIVDEETVLDVGETRHAQLLWMR, encoded by the coding sequence ATGCTACTGCGAGAGCGAGAGACGCCGGAGGGGCTCTTGGTCTCCGTCTGTGACCGCGACTGCCTCGGGAAGACGTACGAGGACGGTCCGGTGTCGCTCGAAGTGACCGAGGAGTTCTACGGCGGCGAGGAGGCCGACGACGTGGGCCCGCAGGCCGTCGTCGACAGTCTCACGCGCGCGTCGGTGGCGAACATCGTCGGCGAACGTGCGGTCGAAGTCGCCGTGGACGCCGGCATCGTGGACGAGGAGACGGTCCTCGACGTGGGCGAGACGCGCCACGCGCAACTGCTCTGGATGCGGTAG
- a CDS encoding tetratricopeptide repeat protein, with amino-acid sequence MAEDGERDKPHRFSEGQGFSEDYDEFSLDPPELNVDPAKVDPVDTRVIADELDERNVASDEVDVEQLVDVGLSYMQINRFEEATETFERAAQFADEDSLAAQEAWVNKGAAHAQLEEYDEAIGAYQEALRIDDDSEHAASAETNLAYALWQFGETEEALHHAERAVEIDPRFAQAWYNRGFFLQERGLSEDAVNAFDNAIRLGMRSADVLEEKARALEDLGREDEAEQVQQQANELRQQQEQELVEDR; translated from the coding sequence ATGGCAGAAGACGGCGAGCGAGACAAGCCCCACCGCTTCTCCGAGGGACAGGGGTTCAGCGAGGACTACGACGAGTTCTCGCTCGACCCGCCGGAACTGAACGTCGACCCGGCGAAGGTGGACCCCGTCGACACGCGGGTCATCGCCGACGAACTCGACGAACGGAACGTCGCGTCCGACGAAGTCGACGTCGAACAACTCGTCGACGTCGGCCTCTCGTACATGCAGATAAACCGGTTCGAGGAGGCGACCGAGACGTTCGAACGCGCCGCGCAGTTCGCCGACGAGGACTCGTTGGCGGCGCAGGAGGCGTGGGTGAACAAGGGCGCCGCGCACGCCCAACTGGAGGAGTACGACGAGGCCATCGGCGCGTATCAGGAGGCCCTCCGCATCGACGACGACTCCGAACACGCCGCCTCGGCGGAGACGAACCTCGCCTACGCCCTCTGGCAGTTCGGCGAGACCGAGGAGGCACTTCACCACGCCGAACGCGCCGTCGAGATAGACCCGCGCTTCGCGCAGGCGTGGTACAACCGCGGCTTCTTCCTGCAGGAACGCGGCCTGAGCGAGGACGCCGTCAACGCGTTCGACAACGCCATCCGCCTCGGGATGCGCAGCGCGGACGTGCTCGAAGAGAAGGCGCGCGCGCTGGAGGACCTCGGCCGCGAGGACGAGGCCGAACAGGTCCAACAGCAGGCCAACGAACTCCGGCAGCAGCAGGAACAGGAACTCGTCGAGGACCGGTGA
- the thpR gene encoding RNA 2',3'-cyclic phosphodiesterase, with product MRLFVSIDLPDSLTDAVRSAQERFADADGLRFTDPAQAHVTMKFLGDTDESRVPDVRDAVRAAIADADAAPYDATVGGFGVFPSPDYISVVWAGVRDGAGAAETTALAEAIEREAVERGFDAESHSFTPHVTIARMDDARGKDLVRRVVSEADPDIGTFRVEEVRLKESRLTDDGPRYETVERYPL from the coding sequence ATGCGACTGTTCGTGAGCATCGACCTCCCCGACTCGCTCACCGACGCCGTCCGGTCGGCCCAAGAGCGCTTCGCCGACGCCGACGGCCTCCGGTTCACCGATCCCGCACAGGCGCACGTGACGATGAAGTTCCTCGGCGACACCGACGAGTCGCGCGTCCCCGACGTGCGAGACGCGGTGCGGGCGGCGATAGCCGACGCCGACGCGGCACCGTACGACGCCACCGTCGGCGGATTCGGCGTCTTCCCGTCGCCGGACTACATCAGCGTCGTCTGGGCGGGCGTCCGCGACGGCGCGGGCGCGGCGGAGACGACGGCCCTCGCCGAGGCCATCGAACGCGAGGCGGTCGAACGCGGCTTCGACGCGGAGTCGCACTCGTTCACGCCGCACGTGACCATCGCGCGGATGGACGACGCGCGCGGCAAGGACCTGGTGCGGCGCGTCGTCAGCGAGGCGGACCCGGACATCGGGACGTTCCGCGTCGAGGAGGTTCGCCTGAAGGAGAGCAGACTGACCGACGACGGCCCCCGGTACGAGACGGTCGAGCGGTATCCGCTGTAG
- a CDS encoding DMT family transporter: MRHRTTVVFLVLSAIWGTAFVVTKVGLDSLPPALFAAVRFDVAAAVLFGVALLRSDRLRPASRAEWFPILTGGALNIGVHHAFLFSGQVYVGSAVAAVLLGLIPVITPALTRMTASADRLSPVGAVGVLLGFVGVVVIADPDPSNLLGSDLLGVGLVLASAVAFALGAVLTHGAESDLPFFSTQAWMMLVGALVLHGTSVALPWESFAAAEWTPEAVAALFYLAVVAGAGGFGMYFWLLDHVGPMEASLLEYVIPVFAAVAGWLVRGTAVDATTVGGFGVIFVGFLLVKREDVRREFVRLQDRGRAAARDAD, from the coding sequence ATGCGTCACCGGACCACCGTCGTCTTCCTCGTTCTCTCTGCGATATGGGGCACCGCTTTCGTCGTCACGAAGGTGGGGCTCGACTCGTTGCCGCCCGCGCTGTTCGCCGCGGTTCGATTCGACGTGGCCGCCGCCGTCCTGTTCGGCGTCGCTCTCCTGCGGAGCGACCGACTCAGACCCGCCTCCCGAGCCGAGTGGTTTCCCATCCTCACCGGCGGCGCGCTCAACATCGGGGTCCACCACGCCTTCCTGTTCTCCGGGCAGGTGTACGTCGGGAGCGCCGTCGCCGCCGTCCTCCTCGGCCTCATCCCGGTCATCACGCCGGCGCTCACCCGCATGACCGCCTCGGCGGACCGCCTCTCGCCCGTCGGCGCCGTCGGCGTCCTCCTCGGCTTCGTCGGCGTCGTCGTCATCGCCGACCCGGATCCGTCGAACCTCCTCGGTTCGGACCTGCTGGGCGTCGGCCTCGTCCTCGCCTCCGCCGTCGCGTTCGCCCTCGGGGCGGTGCTGACGCACGGCGCGGAGTCGGACCTCCCCTTCTTCTCGACGCAGGCGTGGATGATGCTCGTCGGCGCTCTCGTCCTCCACGGCACGAGCGTCGCCCTCCCGTGGGAGTCGTTCGCGGCCGCCGAGTGGACGCCCGAGGCCGTCGCCGCGCTCTTCTACCTCGCCGTCGTCGCCGGCGCGGGCGGGTTCGGGATGTACTTCTGGCTGCTCGACCACGTCGGGCCGATGGAGGCGAGCCTGCTGGAGTACGTCATCCCCGTCTTCGCCGCCGTCGCCGGGTGGCTGGTCCGCGGGACGGCCGTCGACGCCACCACCGTCGGCGGGTTCGGCGTCATCTTCGTCGGCTTCCTCCTCGTCAAGCGCGAGGACGTGCGCCGGGAGTTCGTCCGGTTGCAGGACCGCGGGCGGGCCGCCGCGCGCGACGCGGACTGA
- a CDS encoding 50S ribosomal protein L39e, with product MSKKSKAKKKRLAKLERQNSRVPAWVMMKTDMEVTRNPKRRNWRRSDTDE from the coding sequence ATGAGCAAGAAGTCGAAGGCCAAGAAGAAGCGTCTGGCCAAACTGGAGCGTCAGAACAGTCGCGTCCCCGCGTGGGTCATGATGAAGACCGACATGGAAGTCACGCGAAACCCCAAGCGTCGCAACTGGCGGCGGAGTGACACGGACGAGTAA
- a CDS encoding 50S ribosomal protein L31e — MSASDFEERVITVPLRDVKAVPSYERAGRAMKLIREHLAQHFSVDAEDVRLDPAINEEIGGRGRQNPPSKFRVRAARFDEEGEQVVEAEPAE, encoded by the coding sequence ATGAGTGCAAGCGACTTCGAGGAGCGCGTCATCACGGTGCCGCTCCGCGACGTGAAGGCCGTCCCCTCGTACGAGCGTGCGGGTCGCGCGATGAAGCTCATCCGCGAACACCTCGCACAGCACTTCTCGGTCGACGCCGAGGACGTCCGTCTCGACCCCGCCATCAACGAGGAAATCGGCGGCCGCGGCCGGCAGAACCCGCCGAGCAAGTTCCGCGTTCGCGCCGCTCGATTCGACGAAGAGGGCGAACAGGTCGTCGAAGCCGAACCGGCCGAATAA
- a CDS encoding translation initiation factor IF-6 produces the protein MLRASFAGSAYVGVFACVTDDVLVVRPDAEDDVVDAMTAELDVPAVKTTVGGSGTVGALAMGNGHGILVSARATEREKETIEDAAGVPVSELPGRINAAGNVVLANDTGAYVHPDLSEDALAVVEDALGVPAERGDLADVRTVGTAAVASNDGVLCHPKSREPELEALEELLDVRADIGTVNYGAPLVGSGLVANEAGYVVGEETTGPELGRVEDTLGYLD, from the coding sequence GTGCTTCGCGCCTCCTTCGCTGGCTCGGCCTACGTCGGCGTCTTCGCCTGCGTGACCGACGACGTGCTCGTCGTCCGTCCGGACGCCGAGGACGACGTCGTCGACGCGATGACCGCGGAACTCGACGTGCCCGCGGTGAAGACAACCGTCGGCGGGTCCGGAACCGTCGGTGCCCTAGCGATGGGTAACGGCCACGGCATCCTCGTCTCCGCCCGCGCGACCGAGCGAGAGAAGGAGACCATCGAGGACGCCGCCGGCGTCCCCGTGAGCGAACTCCCCGGCCGCATCAACGCCGCCGGAAACGTCGTCCTCGCCAACGACACGGGCGCGTACGTCCACCCGGACCTCTCCGAGGACGCCCTCGCCGTCGTCGAGGACGCCCTCGGCGTCCCCGCCGAACGCGGTGACCTCGCGGACGTTCGGACCGTCGGCACCGCCGCCGTCGCGTCGAACGACGGGGTGCTCTGTCACCCCAAGTCCCGCGAACCCGAACTGGAAGCGCTCGAGGAACTGCTCGACGTGCGAGCCGACATCGGGACGGTCAACTACGGCGCACCGCTCGTCGGCTCCGGGCTGGTCGCCAACGAAGCCGGCTACGTCGTCGGCGAGGAGACGACCGGGCCGGAACTCGGCCGCGTCGAGGACACGCTGGGCTATCTCGACTGA
- the rpl18a gene encoding 50S ribosomal protein L18Ae, whose protein sequence is MSQFTVSGQFQSRDGYSKFQTAVEAPNENVAREHVLSNIGSQHGLKRTQIEISEVTAA, encoded by the coding sequence ATGAGTCAATTTACGGTGAGCGGCCAGTTCCAGAGCCGCGACGGTTACAGCAAGTTCCAGACCGCCGTCGAGGCGCCGAACGAGAACGTCGCCCGCGAGCACGTCCTCTCGAACATCGGGAGCCAGCACGGGCTCAAGCGCACGCAGATCGAGATTTCGGAGGTGACGGCCGCATGA
- the pfdA gene encoding prefoldin subunit alpha: protein MGGMGGGGGQQQLQQLSQELQAIDEEITELEGDVDDLEQEKNEIDEAVEAIETLETGSTVQVPLGGGAYLRAEVQDIDEVIVDLGGNYAAEQESGDAIDALRTKQDALDERIAEVEGEISDLEDESSELEQQAQQMQQQMQQQQMQQMQQMQGDEDGE from the coding sequence ATGGGCGGTATGGGCGGTGGCGGCGGCCAGCAGCAACTCCAGCAGCTCTCGCAGGAACTGCAGGCGATCGACGAGGAGATAACGGAGCTCGAAGGCGACGTCGATGACCTCGAGCAGGAGAAGAACGAGATAGACGAGGCCGTCGAAGCCATCGAGACGCTCGAGACGGGCTCGACCGTGCAGGTGCCCCTCGGCGGCGGCGCGTACCTCCGCGCCGAAGTCCAGGACATCGACGAGGTCATCGTCGACCTCGGCGGCAACTACGCCGCAGAGCAGGAGTCCGGCGACGCCATCGACGCCCTCCGCACGAAGCAGGACGCGCTCGACGAGCGCATCGCGGAGGTCGAGGGCGAGATTTCCGACCTCGAAGACGAGAGCTCGGAACTCGAACAGCAGGCACAGCAGATGCAGCAGCAGATGCAGCAACAGCAGATGCAGCAGATGCAGCAGATGCAGGGCGACGAAGACGGCGAGTAA
- the ftsY gene encoding signal recognition particle-docking protein FtsY, which translates to MFDGLKKKLNSFREDVEDTAEEKAEAQAEAEEAAADEAAADAPENAEEADAPTGSETHDADAETVATDEPAAGTPDAAHGETESGETTAQMPGEDPGGVSLSESADETPARTGDADTDARTPPESEPATTPEPESTDADAVEPADDVVDDAATDADDEEEPPRERLASDAASEALEADEKRSAGAGRLKRAAAFATGKIIIEEEDLEDPLWELEMALLESDVEMHVAEEILDTIREKMIGESRRQVETMGQLVQEALHDALYDVISVGQFDFDQRIAEADKPVTLIFTGVNGVGKTTSIAKMARYFEKQGLSVVLANGDTYRAGANEQIRKHAENLDTKLISHEQGGDPAAVLYDGVEYAEAHDIDVVLGDTAGRLHTSNDLMAQLEKIDRVVDPDMTLFVDEAVAGQDAVERAKKFNDAAEIDGAVLTKADADSNGGAAISIAYVTGKPILFLGVGQGYDDIEKFDPERMVDRLLGDEE; encoded by the coding sequence ATGTTCGACGGACTGAAAAAGAAGCTCAACAGTTTCCGCGAAGACGTCGAGGACACCGCCGAGGAGAAGGCCGAAGCGCAGGCCGAGGCCGAGGAGGCCGCAGCGGACGAGGCTGCGGCCGACGCTCCCGAGAACGCCGAGGAGGCCGACGCGCCCACGGGGTCCGAGACGCACGACGCGGACGCCGAGACGGTGGCGACCGACGAACCGGCCGCCGGCACCCCGGACGCCGCCCACGGCGAGACCGAATCCGGTGAGACGACCGCCCAGATGCCGGGCGAAGACCCCGGCGGCGTCTCCCTCTCCGAGAGCGCAGACGAGACGCCCGCACGGACGGGCGACGCCGACACCGACGCGCGGACGCCGCCGGAGTCGGAGCCGGCGACGACGCCCGAACCGGAGTCGACGGACGCCGACGCGGTCGAACCCGCCGACGACGTCGTCGACGACGCCGCGACCGACGCCGACGACGAGGAGGAACCGCCGCGCGAGCGACTCGCCTCCGACGCCGCGAGCGAGGCCCTCGAAGCCGACGAGAAGCGGTCCGCCGGCGCGGGCCGACTCAAGCGCGCCGCGGCGTTCGCCACGGGGAAGATAATCATCGAGGAGGAGGACCTCGAAGACCCCCTGTGGGAACTGGAGATGGCGCTGCTCGAGAGCGACGTGGAGATGCACGTCGCAGAAGAGATTCTGGACACCATCCGCGAGAAGATGATCGGCGAGTCGCGCCGACAGGTCGAGACGATGGGCCAACTCGTTCAGGAGGCGCTTCACGACGCGCTCTACGACGTCATCAGCGTCGGCCAGTTCGACTTCGACCAGCGAATCGCGGAGGCTGACAAGCCCGTCACGCTCATCTTCACCGGCGTCAACGGCGTCGGGAAGACGACGAGCATCGCCAAGATGGCCCGTTACTTCGAGAAGCAGGGGCTCTCGGTCGTCCTCGCCAACGGCGACACCTACCGGGCGGGGGCGAACGAGCAGATTCGCAAGCACGCGGAGAACCTCGACACGAAGCTCATCTCGCACGAACAGGGCGGCGACCCGGCGGCGGTGCTCTACGACGGCGTCGAGTACGCCGAGGCGCACGACATCGACGTCGTCCTCGGCGACACCGCCGGCCGCCTACACACCTCCAACGACCTGATGGCGCAGTTGGAGAAGATAGACCGCGTGGTCGACCCGGACATGACGCTGTTCGTGGACGAGGCCGTCGCCGGACAGGACGCCGTCGAACGCGCGAAGAAGTTCAACGACGCCGCCGAGATAGACGGCGCCGTCCTCACGAAGGCGGACGCCGACTCCAACGGCGGTGCGGCCATCTCCATCGCCTACGTCACGGGCAAGCCCATCCTGTTCCTCGGCGTGGGGCAGGGCTACGACGACATCGAGAAGTTCGACCCCGAGCGAATGGTCGACCGCCTCCTCGGCGACGAGGAGTGA
- a CDS encoding LysE family translocator, giving the protein MTGALAGLTTTTFLAFCGAAVALILTPGPDTMYVLARGMQGRGAGVRSALGISTGVLVHTAAAALGLAALLRAAPTAYRLVKYAGAAYLVYLGVSAVRDDEFDPAIETDAEASFRRGVLVNALNPKVALFFLAFLPGFAGSGSGADARMLLLGATYAALTALYLTVVAVASGRVGRILSSSRFSSGLSWLGGSVMVALGVGVAVD; this is encoded by the coding sequence ATGACGGGCGCACTCGCCGGACTGACGACGACGACGTTCCTCGCGTTCTGCGGGGCCGCCGTCGCACTCATCCTCACCCCCGGGCCGGACACGATGTACGTCCTCGCCCGCGGGATGCAGGGCCGCGGCGCGGGCGTCCGGTCGGCGCTGGGCATCTCGACGGGCGTCCTCGTCCACACCGCCGCCGCGGCACTGGGACTCGCGGCCCTCCTGCGCGCCGCGCCGACGGCCTACCGCCTCGTGAAGTACGCCGGCGCCGCCTACCTCGTCTACCTCGGCGTCTCCGCCGTTCGCGACGACGAGTTCGACCCCGCGATAGAGACGGACGCCGAGGCGAGTTTCCGCCGCGGCGTCCTCGTCAACGCCCTCAATCCGAAAGTCGCGCTGTTCTTCCTCGCCTTCCTGCCGGGGTTCGCGGGGAGCGGTTCCGGTGCGGACGCGCGGATGTTGCTCCTCGGCGCGACGTACGCCGCGCTCACCGCCCTGTACCTCACCGTCGTCGCGGTGGCGTCCGGGCGAGTCGGCCGAATACTGTCGTCTTCGCGCTTCTCGTCGGGGTTGAGCTGGCTCGGCGGGAGCGTGATGGTCGCGCTCGGCGTCGGCGTCGCCGTCGACTGA